Proteins found in one Hyalangium gracile genomic segment:
- a CDS encoding ABC transporter permease, whose translation MLLSLLRLVSLRHLVQAPLRTALTLVGVAVGVATMVGVTSINRSVMEAFRSTVDTIAGKAELTVTGTQVGFSEEVLARVREVPGVTHASGNLVVIAPVRGSPGQSLYVMGVDLLDDGYFRTYEGVDRDLGSLAEDLEFLNSTDRMLVSERFAREHGLKVGDTFGLTTASGAQDFIVHALVRESGPIKAFGGSVAVMDVASAQAAFGRDRVLDRIDVAVDPKVGLEATRESLRQALGPAFEVERPSQRGGTVETMVRSFQMGLNLGSGVALLVGVFLVYNTISISVVQRRREIGTLRALGASRLGIRTLFTLEAMVLGGAGTALGLPLGVFVGRGAIGLVSESISSIYVKVNARDVTVTALELGLGLALGVLGSAFAALRPALHASSVQPVEALRRDAAAGMQVGGVRAWTVWAGLGCLAVVYPLVRLPPPVENLPLGGYLAVFLCLMGTTLLAPTVLEVLGRVYRGPGERLLGISGRLAADNFSRAPGRTAVPVSALAIGVSMAVCIAGFVGSFQRSSEEWIHQSVPADLFITSSARTAGVRNQPMRPELGKAIDALPGVGQVDRVRILPHDVLGLRVYVISLIPEIYEQRARPILLEGRLPSREEWRAGKVLISENFSRRRDLHVGDTLEMSTPTGVRAYTVAAVAVDYTSDQGTVVMSRDVYIEHFQDDQVDVFEAYLADRSRLEEIRRAITEAHGRQYNLFVLSNSELREEVTSLVDDAFRVTYAMEAVAVLLALLGVINTLLAAVLDRTREIGLLRAVGAARSHVLRLFVGEAAFIGLSGGLIGVLTGTVLGIVVTMTVGEQATGWRFPYLFPTMVAVQMSLTATLCAAVAGVYPARRAAGLDVVEALAYE comes from the coding sequence GTGTTGCTCTCCCTGCTGAGGCTCGTCTCCCTGCGGCATCTGGTGCAGGCGCCGCTGCGCACTGCGTTGACGCTGGTAGGCGTGGCCGTGGGAGTCGCAACGATGGTGGGGGTGACGTCCATCAACCGCTCGGTGATGGAGGCGTTCCGTTCCACAGTGGACACCATCGCGGGCAAGGCGGAGCTCACGGTGACGGGCACGCAGGTGGGCTTCTCCGAGGAGGTGCTCGCCCGGGTGCGCGAAGTGCCGGGGGTGACGCACGCGTCGGGGAACCTGGTGGTGATCGCTCCGGTGCGGGGCTCGCCGGGACAGTCCCTCTACGTGATGGGGGTGGATCTGCTGGATGACGGGTACTTCCGCACGTACGAGGGTGTGGATCGAGACCTGGGCTCGCTGGCGGAGGACCTGGAGTTCCTGAACTCGACGGATCGGATGCTTGTGTCGGAGCGCTTCGCCCGGGAGCACGGGCTGAAGGTGGGAGACACCTTCGGGCTGACGACGGCCAGCGGGGCGCAGGACTTCATCGTCCACGCGCTGGTGCGCGAGTCCGGGCCCATCAAGGCGTTCGGGGGCTCGGTGGCGGTGATGGACGTGGCGTCGGCGCAGGCGGCCTTCGGGAGAGACCGGGTGCTGGACCGCATCGACGTGGCGGTGGACCCGAAGGTGGGGCTGGAGGCGACGCGGGAGAGCCTGCGCCAGGCGCTGGGGCCGGCGTTCGAGGTGGAGCGTCCGTCCCAGCGGGGCGGCACGGTGGAGACGATGGTCCGCAGCTTCCAGATGGGACTCAACCTGGGCTCGGGCGTGGCGCTGCTGGTGGGGGTGTTCCTCGTCTACAACACCATCTCGATCAGCGTGGTGCAGCGGCGGAGGGAGATCGGCACGCTGCGGGCGCTGGGGGCCTCGCGCCTGGGCATCCGGACGCTGTTCACCCTGGAGGCCATGGTGCTGGGCGGGGCGGGGACGGCGCTCGGCCTGCCGCTGGGGGTGTTCGTGGGCCGCGGCGCGATTGGCCTCGTCTCCGAGTCCATCTCGAGCATCTACGTGAAGGTGAACGCGCGGGACGTGACGGTGACGGCGCTGGAGCTGGGGCTGGGGCTCGCGCTCGGAGTGCTGGGCAGTGCGTTCGCGGCGCTGCGGCCGGCGCTGCACGCCTCGAGCGTCCAGCCGGTGGAGGCGCTGCGCCGGGACGCGGCGGCGGGCATGCAGGTGGGAGGCGTGCGGGCGTGGACGGTGTGGGCGGGGCTCGGGTGCCTCGCGGTGGTGTACCCGCTGGTCCGGCTGCCTCCGCCGGTGGAGAACCTGCCGCTGGGGGGCTACCTGGCCGTCTTCCTGTGCCTGATGGGGACGACGCTGCTGGCGCCCACGGTGCTGGAGGTGCTGGGGCGCGTGTACCGGGGGCCGGGCGAGCGGCTGCTGGGGATCAGCGGGCGGCTCGCGGCGGACAACTTCTCCCGGGCACCCGGGAGGACGGCGGTGCCGGTGTCGGCGCTCGCCATCGGCGTGTCCATGGCGGTGTGCATCGCGGGCTTCGTGGGCTCCTTCCAGCGGTCCTCGGAGGAGTGGATCCACCAGTCGGTGCCCGCGGATCTCTTCATCACCTCCTCGGCGCGGACGGCGGGAGTGAGGAACCAGCCGATGCGCCCGGAGCTGGGCAAGGCCATCGACGCGCTGCCGGGAGTGGGACAGGTGGACCGGGTGCGCATCCTGCCGCACGACGTGCTGGGGCTGAGGGTCTACGTCATCTCGCTCATCCCGGAGATCTACGAGCAGCGCGCCAGGCCCATCCTCCTGGAGGGGCGCTTGCCGAGCCGAGAGGAGTGGCGCGCCGGGAAGGTGCTCATCTCCGAGAACTTCTCGCGTCGCCGCGATCTGCACGTGGGGGACACCCTCGAGATGAGCACTCCCACGGGCGTGCGCGCGTACACGGTGGCGGCCGTGGCGGTGGACTACACCTCGGACCAGGGCACGGTGGTGATGTCGCGCGACGTCTATATCGAGCACTTCCAGGACGATCAGGTGGACGTCTTCGAGGCGTACCTGGCGGACCGGAGCAGGTTGGAGGAGATCCGCCGGGCCATCACCGAGGCCCACGGGCGCCAGTACAACCTGTTCGTGCTGTCCAACAGCGAGCTGCGCGAGGAGGTCACCTCGCTGGTGGACGACGCGTTCCGGGTCACCTACGCCATGGAGGCGGTGGCGGTGCTGCTGGCGCTGCTCGGTGTCATCAACACGCTGCTCGCGGCGGTGTTGGATCGCACGCGGGAGATCGGCCTGCTGCGAGCGGTGGGCGCGGCGCGCAGCCACGTGCTGCGCCTCTTCGTGGGTGAGGCAGCCTTCATCGGCCTGTCAGGAGGGCTCATCGGAGTGCTGACGGGCACGGTGCTGGGCATCGTGGTGACGATGACGGTGGGGGAGCAGGCCACGGGCTGGCGCTTCCCGTATCTCTTCCCCACGATGGTGGCCGTACAGATGTCGCTCACGGCCACATTGTGTGCCGCGGTCGCAGGTGTGTATCCGGCACGGAGGGCGGCGGGACTGGACGTCGTCGAGGCGCTCGCCTACGAGTAG
- a CDS encoding response regulator has translation MAAEPASTFHILLVEDEPVIRELVSSMLSDGSVDVVCAADGVEGLKLAKSRAFHLILMDVVLPQLDGVTVCRILKSDPATQRVPLYMLTAKAKKADVDSATAAGADGYIQKPFKGTELMALVDRLRAAASAR, from the coding sequence ATGGCCGCTGAACCCGCCTCCACCTTCCACATCCTGCTCGTCGAGGACGAGCCGGTGATCCGCGAGCTGGTCAGCTCGATGCTGAGCGACGGCTCGGTGGACGTGGTGTGCGCGGCGGATGGCGTCGAGGGGCTGAAGCTGGCCAAGAGCCGCGCCTTCCACCTCATCTTGATGGACGTGGTGCTGCCGCAACTGGATGGCGTGACGGTGTGCCGCATCCTGAAGAGCGATCCGGCGACGCAGCGGGTGCCGCTCTACATGCTGACGGCGAAGGCGAAGAAGGCGGATGTGGACAGCGCCACGGCGGCCGGAGCGGACGGCTACATCCAGAAGCCGTTCAAGGGCACGGAGCTGATGGCGCTGGTGGACCGGCTGCGCGCGGCGGCCTCGGCGCGCTGA
- a CDS encoding PilZ domain-containing protein: MLPTPNARTADRYHPRVDARLTVKVLLAGRPAVLAKARDVSMAGLFLHAHPASSLNELTLSIPLPDDREIVATCTIVRREVNGVALEFGTLDWDDFLALARFVHPLLP, translated from the coding sequence ATGCTGCCCACGCCCAATGCCCGCACGGCCGATCGCTACCACCCCCGCGTCGATGCCCGACTCACGGTCAAGGTCCTCCTCGCGGGGCGCCCGGCCGTCCTCGCCAAGGCCCGCGACGTGTCCATGGCCGGGCTCTTCCTCCACGCCCACCCGGCAAGCTCCCTGAACGAGCTCACCCTCTCCATCCCCCTGCCGGATGACCGGGAGATCGTCGCCACCTGCACCATCGTCCGCCGGGAAGTGAATGGCGTGGCGCTCGAGTTCGGCACGCTCGACTGGGACGACTTCCTCGCGCTGGCTCGCTTCGTCCACCCGCTCCTGCCCTGA
- a CDS encoding ATP-dependent helicase HrpB — MAIDKVGSVGGAGATPALETGKQQFGKVLEGVKGGGRVAGIPVSTEGPARPAPSEAVPGKQQAQGVERASAGRMEVKPGTRVDSVQSAREQQAAQMLDRVGQAQKRLDHILALAESGRTFTPAELLAFQAHVYAASQELDLAGKVVEKATGGIKQVLQTQV; from the coding sequence ATGGCCATCGACAAGGTGGGTTCGGTCGGAGGCGCGGGAGCCACTCCCGCGCTGGAGACCGGCAAGCAGCAGTTCGGCAAGGTGCTCGAGGGAGTGAAGGGCGGTGGGCGCGTAGCAGGCATCCCCGTCTCGACGGAGGGCCCGGCTCGTCCGGCGCCCTCGGAGGCGGTGCCAGGCAAGCAGCAGGCGCAGGGAGTGGAGCGGGCCTCGGCGGGCCGGATGGAGGTGAAGCCGGGGACGCGGGTGGACTCGGTGCAGTCGGCGCGGGAGCAGCAGGCCGCGCAGATGCTGGATCGGGTGGGCCAGGCGCAGAAGCGGCTGGACCACATCCTGGCGCTGGCCGAGTCGGGCCGGACGTTCACTCCGGCGGAGCTGCTCGCGTTCCAGGCCCACGTGTACGCCGCGAGCCAGGAGCTCGATCTGGCCGGGAAGGTCGTCGAGAAGGCGACGGGCGGCATCAAGCAGGTGCTTCAGACCCAGGTTTGA
- a CDS encoding flagellar M-ring protein FliF, with amino-acid sequence MSLCLRRCVPLLLLLCATACRERIQHGLDERQANELQTVLVERGLDARKVPEAGKKPTWSIEVDEAQASDAVRILAELGLPRPLAEAGCDVFGGGGLIRSPIEEQLCRVQVLERGLEKTLQGVEGVLIARVHLMVPPPPRPGQTAMPAKASAMLRTVPGKAARVRQSQEQLKALIAGGVEGLSPDAVSLLVDEAVTRVEVTAPGSSPLLRLRVLLAVMGVVLTGLAVALVFVAMRLRHYQAEAAVTPVAPPVPARPVVAASAARKVA; translated from the coding sequence ATGTCTCTCTGTCTTCGCCGCTGTGTTCCTCTCCTGCTGCTCCTGTGCGCCACCGCGTGCCGGGAGCGCATCCAGCATGGGCTCGACGAGCGCCAGGCCAACGAGCTGCAGACGGTCCTCGTGGAGCGAGGGCTGGACGCTCGCAAGGTGCCGGAGGCGGGCAAGAAGCCCACCTGGTCCATCGAGGTGGACGAGGCGCAGGCCTCGGACGCGGTGCGAATTCTAGCCGAGCTGGGGCTGCCGAGGCCGCTGGCCGAGGCGGGCTGTGACGTCTTCGGTGGGGGTGGGCTCATCCGCTCTCCGATAGAGGAGCAGCTCTGCCGGGTGCAGGTGCTCGAGCGAGGCCTGGAGAAGACGCTCCAGGGAGTGGAGGGCGTGCTCATCGCGCGGGTGCACCTGATGGTGCCACCGCCTCCCAGGCCGGGGCAGACGGCGATGCCGGCGAAGGCCTCGGCGATGCTGCGCACGGTGCCCGGGAAGGCGGCGCGGGTTCGCCAGTCGCAGGAGCAGCTCAAGGCGCTCATCGCGGGAGGAGTGGAGGGCCTGTCCCCTGACGCGGTGTCGCTGCTGGTGGACGAGGCCGTCACGCGGGTGGAGGTGACGGCGCCTGGGAGTTCTCCGCTCCTGAGGCTGCGGGTGCTGCTGGCGGTGATGGGGGTGGTGCTCACGGGGCTGGCGGTGGCGCTGGTGTTCGTGGCGATGCGCCTGCGGCACTACCAGGCCGAGGCCGCGGTGACGCCGGTGGCTCCTCCTGTGCCCGCTCGGCCCGTGGTGGCTGCGAGCGCCGCCCGCAAGGTGGCCTGA
- a CDS encoding FliM/FliN family flagellar motor switch protein, translated as MNTAPRSSQSSLPKFARLSRLGTRRLARAHVTLAERPQVAQWGRQALQVVCEALGRELGSPVSGTGQLVDAVMVPGSGLAHTAAFVLLDLSMTGGCAVLELELPVLFAALELLAGSSQKPGPVTRLTRLEEATTAFLILSALSALRARSELYPRLGFKLAGVTMNRAEALARIEGRKPHLSVELSLSVGEVSAGGRLVLPAVVFEAACKDLPVEKGTAIAPELLAASIGARCFLGCTRLAPSSLETLSLGDVIVFERVLHGGEHLFGRGRLVTRGFELMGEFTPEGFSLTRALRRALPLESNMATIIEQGGGMPPLPVDVEIELTRLMLPLSELAALKPGYLLPLRINASEPVLLRVGDRAVARAELVEIDGEVGARILSLLP; from the coding sequence ATGAACACCGCACCTCGTAGCTCCCAGTCCTCACTCCCGAAGTTCGCCAGGCTGAGCCGGCTCGGCACGCGCCGGCTCGCCCGAGCACATGTGACGTTGGCAGAGCGTCCCCAGGTAGCGCAGTGGGGAAGGCAGGCGCTCCAGGTGGTCTGCGAGGCGCTGGGACGCGAGCTGGGCAGCCCGGTGAGCGGTACGGGCCAGCTGGTCGATGCGGTGATGGTTCCCGGGAGCGGCCTGGCGCACACGGCGGCCTTCGTCCTGCTGGACCTGTCGATGACGGGCGGCTGCGCGGTGCTGGAGCTGGAGCTACCGGTGCTCTTCGCCGCGCTGGAGCTCCTGGCTGGAAGCAGCCAGAAGCCAGGCCCGGTGACGCGCCTCACCCGCTTGGAGGAGGCGACCACCGCCTTCTTGATTCTGTCGGCGCTGTCGGCGCTCCGGGCCCGTTCGGAGCTCTACCCCCGACTGGGCTTCAAGCTGGCGGGGGTGACGATGAACCGGGCGGAGGCGCTGGCTCGGATAGAGGGCCGCAAGCCTCACCTCTCGGTGGAGCTCTCGCTCTCGGTGGGGGAGGTGTCCGCGGGTGGCCGGCTGGTGCTCCCGGCTGTGGTGTTCGAGGCCGCCTGCAAGGACCTGCCCGTGGAGAAGGGCACGGCCATCGCGCCGGAGCTGCTCGCGGCGTCCATCGGGGCGAGGTGCTTTCTCGGGTGCACCCGACTGGCTCCCTCCTCGCTGGAGACGCTCTCGCTGGGAGACGTGATCGTCTTCGAGCGAGTCCTCCACGGAGGCGAGCACCTCTTCGGCCGAGGGCGCCTGGTGACCCGTGGCTTCGAGCTGATGGGGGAGTTCACCCCCGAAGGATTTTCCCTGACCCGCGCGCTCCGGCGCGCACTTCCCCTGGAGTCGAACATGGCAACCATCATCGAGCAGGGCGGGGGAATGCCCCCGCTGCCCGTGGATGTGGAGATCGAACTGACGCGGCTGATGCTGCCGCTCTCGGAGCTCGCCGCGCTGAAGCCTGGCTACCTGCTCCCGCTGCGCATCAACGCCAGCGAGCCGGTGCTGCTGCGTGTCGGTGACCGCGCGGTGGCCCGGGCCGAGCTGGTCGAGATCGATGGCGAGGTCGGCGCCCGCATCCTGAGCCTGCTGCCGTGA
- a CDS encoding flagellar biosynthetic protein FliO encodes MLASLSPRKRLLIASGLILGLAALAPLGALTASGAARWLLGAVAVAGLGWWLWRRGSAGPRFVLPERLRVVSRAGLSQRCGIALVEVDGRSFLVAFGDSFAEIQRAPVSKRMPVQARRPAPRRRASSQPKGVVR; translated from the coding sequence ATGCTTGCCTCTCTCTCTCCTCGGAAGCGCCTGCTGATCGCGAGCGGACTCATCCTCGGACTCGCGGCGCTGGCTCCCCTCGGTGCTCTGACGGCCTCGGGTGCGGCCCGGTGGCTGCTGGGTGCTGTGGCAGTCGCGGGACTCGGCTGGTGGCTGTGGCGTCGCGGCTCCGCGGGACCGCGGTTCGTGCTGCCCGAGCGCCTGAGAGTCGTCTCTCGCGCCGGCCTCTCCCAGCGCTGTGGCATTGCCCTGGTGGAGGTGGATGGCCGCAGCTTCCTCGTGGCCTTCGGCGACTCGTTCGCCGAGATCCAGCGGGCACCGGTCTCCAAGCGGATGCCTGTTCAGGCCCGTAGGCCTGCGCCGCGCCGCCGTGCCTCGTCGCAGCCGAAAGGAGTCGTGCGATGA
- the sctR gene encoding type III secretion system export apparatus subunit SctR: MKRGLFVGLLLAPAWALAGEQTLSQASYAGNPLAMMAMLAVMSLLPFAVLMLTSFSKIAVVLSLARTAMGTQQAPPTIVLTGLAAVLSAHIMSPVMARMYDAGQLAYQEVESGAQILSATTRVTEPLRAFLVKHGSAEERALFVDLARELRPPEEMEQVQETDLFVVIPAFVITELKEAFQIGFLIFLPFLVLDMVIANVLLALGMQTLSPSQVSLPFKILLFVAVDGWSLLARGLILGYR; the protein is encoded by the coding sequence ATGAAGCGGGGACTCTTCGTGGGCCTTCTGCTCGCTCCGGCGTGGGCGCTTGCTGGCGAGCAGACCCTGTCGCAAGCCTCATATGCCGGCAATCCGCTGGCGATGATGGCGATGCTGGCGGTGATGTCGCTGCTGCCGTTCGCGGTGCTGATGCTGACGAGCTTCTCGAAGATCGCCGTGGTGCTGTCGCTCGCGCGCACGGCGATGGGGACGCAGCAGGCGCCACCGACCATCGTGCTGACCGGACTGGCGGCGGTGCTCTCGGCTCACATCATGTCGCCCGTGATGGCTCGCATGTACGACGCGGGGCAGCTTGCGTACCAGGAGGTGGAGTCCGGTGCGCAGATCCTCTCCGCGACGACCCGGGTGACGGAGCCTCTCCGCGCCTTCCTGGTCAAGCACGGCAGTGCCGAGGAGCGGGCGCTCTTCGTCGACCTCGCCCGCGAGCTGCGGCCTCCCGAGGAGATGGAGCAGGTCCAGGAGACGGATCTCTTCGTGGTCATCCCGGCCTTCGTCATCACCGAGCTGAAGGAGGCCTTCCAGATTGGCTTCCTCATCTTCCTGCCGTTCCTGGTGCTGGACATGGTCATCGCCAATGTCCTGCTCGCCCTGGGCATGCAGACGCTGTCTCCGAGCCAGGTGAGTCTCCCCTTCAAGATCCTCCTCTTCGTCGCCGTGGATGGGTGGTCGCTGCTCGCTCGCGGCCTCATCCTCGGCTACCGGTGA
- the fliQ gene encoding flagellar biosynthesis protein FliQ gives MTQDVLLALGREALLLMVLASLPPVGASLVVGFLISLFQATTQLQESTLSVVPKLCAAVLALVLAGPWIGGQLTRFTHQLLMAIAEVSI, from the coding sequence ATGACCCAGGATGTCCTGCTTGCCCTCGGCCGAGAGGCCCTGCTCCTGATGGTCCTCGCCTCGCTTCCACCGGTGGGCGCCAGCCTGGTGGTGGGCTTCCTCATCAGCCTCTTCCAGGCCACCACCCAGCTCCAGGAGAGCACGCTCTCGGTGGTGCCGAAGCTGTGCGCGGCGGTGCTGGCGCTCGTGCTCGCCGGGCCATGGATCGGCGGACAGCTCACGCGCTTCACGCACCAGCTGCTCATGGCCATTGCCGAGGTGTCGATATGA
- a CDS encoding EscT/YscT/HrcT family type III secretion system export apparatus protein encodes MNLEFLRAQLELMGPSIVAVALCASRLLPVAFLCPLLGGQAAPTTVKLSLVLSLALFLHLVAGVALPTPVETPVTLVALVLKELVYGSSVGLIAALPFDAARMGGRFVDLFRGTSAEASLPLAGTQEAATGDGLYQLLVALVVTGGLFPVVLSGLLRGFGVVGLGAFVPSEAAALYVVTLAGGAMATGLAVGAPIAAAVLTVDCFMGMASRAAPQVNLRELGAPLRIMGGGALLWLGVGVLCERLLGGVVGLEGALSLLGGLAR; translated from the coding sequence ATGAACCTCGAGTTCCTCCGGGCGCAGCTCGAGCTGATGGGGCCGTCCATCGTCGCGGTGGCGCTCTGTGCCTCGCGCCTCCTGCCCGTGGCGTTCCTCTGCCCGCTGCTGGGGGGACAGGCCGCGCCGACGACCGTGAAGCTCTCCCTGGTGCTGAGCCTCGCGCTCTTTCTTCACCTGGTCGCGGGGGTGGCACTGCCGACGCCGGTGGAGACACCCGTGACGCTGGTGGCGCTCGTGCTCAAGGAGCTGGTCTATGGCTCTTCGGTGGGACTCATCGCGGCGCTGCCATTCGATGCGGCGCGGATGGGCGGGCGGTTCGTGGACCTCTTCCGAGGTACCTCCGCCGAGGCGAGTCTCCCGCTGGCGGGAACCCAGGAGGCCGCCACGGGCGATGGCCTGTACCAGCTGCTCGTGGCGCTGGTGGTGACGGGAGGGCTGTTCCCCGTCGTCCTGTCCGGACTTCTGCGAGGCTTCGGGGTGGTGGGGCTGGGCGCGTTCGTTCCCTCGGAGGCGGCGGCGCTCTACGTCGTGACGCTCGCGGGCGGAGCCATGGCGACGGGGCTGGCGGTAGGGGCTCCCATCGCGGCGGCGGTGCTGACGGTGGACTGCTTCATGGGCATGGCATCCCGGGCAGCGCCTCAGGTGAATCTGCGTGAGCTGGGGGCGCCTCTGCGAATCATGGGGGGCGGCGCGCTCCTGTGGCTTGGGGTGGGCGTGCTCTGCGAGCGACTGCTCGGCGGAGTCGTGGGGCTGGAAGGTGCGCTCTCGCTGCTCGGAGGGCTGGCGCGATGA
- a CDS encoding EscU/YscU/HrcU family type III secretion system export apparatus switch protein, with product MSEKTEKPSAKRLRDARRKGQIPRSRLLSSSAVTLGGLLGFTAFAPEGFERLREWTTRLLLEPASSGAWEEGLWMLARLSAPALGGALVASLGVSVAMVGFELNPEHLSPKLERIDPFEGLKRLFSLQSLVEMAKALVVMGVVAVLVWNEVEEVGPDALRAVWLDGADGLSQLVGRLVPLTTRLAWVLLALGVGDYALARRRHLKELMMTREELKQEYKESEGDPHHKAQRKALHRQFAQGGPARGLQKATAVVVNPTHIAVALRYDSQECEAPYLVAKGREEDALALRREAQRRGIPVVRDIPLARSLIHYDVGEQIPEELYQTAAVVLRVAMESRDTDGSPRSQTS from the coding sequence ATGAGCGAGAAGACGGAGAAGCCTTCCGCGAAGCGCCTGAGGGATGCGCGCCGGAAGGGACAGATTCCGCGCAGCCGACTGCTGTCCTCCAGTGCGGTGACCCTGGGAGGGCTGCTCGGCTTCACGGCCTTCGCGCCCGAAGGCTTCGAGCGGCTGAGGGAGTGGACCACCCGGCTGCTGCTGGAGCCGGCGAGCTCCGGCGCATGGGAGGAAGGACTGTGGATGCTGGCGCGCCTGTCCGCGCCCGCACTCGGTGGAGCGTTGGTGGCGTCCCTGGGCGTCTCGGTGGCCATGGTGGGCTTCGAGCTGAACCCGGAGCACCTGTCTCCGAAGCTGGAGCGCATCGACCCCTTCGAGGGACTGAAGCGGCTCTTCAGCCTCCAGTCGCTGGTGGAGATGGCCAAGGCCCTGGTGGTGATGGGTGTCGTTGCCGTCCTCGTGTGGAACGAGGTGGAGGAGGTCGGCCCGGACGCGCTGCGCGCGGTGTGGCTCGACGGAGCTGATGGGCTCAGCCAGCTCGTGGGACGGCTCGTGCCGCTGACGACCCGCCTGGCGTGGGTGCTGCTGGCTCTGGGCGTGGGGGACTACGCCCTGGCGAGGAGGCGGCACCTCAAGGAACTCATGATGACCCGCGAGGAGCTCAAGCAGGAGTACAAGGAGAGCGAGGGCGATCCGCACCACAAGGCGCAGCGCAAGGCGCTCCACCGGCAGTTCGCGCAGGGCGGGCCGGCACGCGGGCTGCAAAAGGCCACGGCCGTGGTCGTCAACCCAACGCACATCGCGGTCGCGCTCCGCTACGACAGCCAGGAATGCGAGGCGCCCTATCTCGTCGCCAAGGGGCGCGAGGAGGATGCGCTCGCGCTCCGGCGTGAGGCGCAACGCCGCGGAATCCCAGTGGTTCGGGACATTCCGCTGGCGCGCAGCCTCATCCACTACGACGTCGGAGAGCAGATCCCCGAGGAGCTCTACCAGACAGCGGCCGTCGTGCTGCGGGTGGCGATGGAGTCTCGCGACACGGACGGCAGTCCACGGAGTCAGACGTCATGA